A region of the Plasmodium vinckei vinckei genome assembly, chromosome: PVVCY_11 genome:
ATTTTGATTGTATTTCTGttaatgtaataaaatttaattcttttagTCCCTTTTTTAAAGCATCACAAATATCTAAATCTTCAAATTTTTGTTcactataaaaattttctttttcattttttttattagatATGACATGAtctttatatttgatattatttttttcttcatcatgTTTGCTATCTTCTTCTGAAGtatctttttgttttatctttttagaatttaaatcatttatattgttatcatcattttctcTCGATCTTTTTTTCGTTTCCTTATCATCTTCTGCTTGATCATTTTCACATGCCAAagtttcattttctttggTGGAAAGGTCTTCTACATAATTAGACTTATTCatatcttcattttcttcattttctttattatctaCATTATCtgcattatttatattcttgTTTGTTCCATCCtcttcattatatatttttcctttaaaaaaatgcatttcTTTCTAGCAGTTTAGTATaacttatatttgttttgtatttattctttaatattatttattactttttttcttcgaaattttactatatattttttttaaacaacaacaaaataataatttgcaTTGCTTcgtcatatatattatatgtatatatatactaacgagatatattttaaaaaaataaaaatattgttaatCTTTCTATATAATgctattcattttttcataaaataagcccaaaatgaatatattaaaaaaattatttttttttttttacctataatatgtaaaaattaaggaggatattattttttacattttatatacgcAAATAATTCGgttcataattatatgagTATCCTACTGAATCCTTCCCAatgtttacaaaaaaaattgttgaaaattgttgaaaatataacatataaataaactaAAGAAGACAATAGTGAAATATTAAGATCAAATAAAactatataattatgtagACCCAATTAATTCAAATTgttctattattattctcacaaaatatatgtaataatttttgcATATTCATAGAAATATTCTTTTGTTTATTCCATATTAAAagctatttataattttttttttcaaattaaataaatacgaatacccattttttaaaaacaatttcCCCTctataatacaaaaaaaattattattttgtaggAACCAATTATGATACTTATCATTACATAAATACAGTTGTATATCATTCCATTTATTATGTgattgtttaaaaaaaaaaaaaatcataaaaaaaaaacataaaaataaaaaatatatgacaaAACAAATAACCTGCATATTTGGTCAGTATGGAGAACAAAAAGTAATTTCGTAAATTTATTTGgacatttaaaaatgattaatagtttttattttattatatttttataataattaattttgttgataaaacatatttttttacgtgtgaaaaaataacacaagcaatatatatacataagtATATAATTGTAAAGTTGAGAGAAAAGGGTTATTGAAATGTCTAAAGACATATATACACGTTTTAAAAGTATTTATAAGGagttatataatatttgtacATTTTGTAggtatttattatgtatgTAAAGACTTGATTAAAaacttattatatatattattttatctattcttatcatatttattacagtgaattagtatttttttataataatatttcccAACTATAGTTCCCTTTGGTTTTAATATGCACCATActatattgttttaaatactaaatataaaaggataattatttaaagtaGAATAAAACATACGGAATACTGTATATGtttcatattataatatatattaaaaaaatataaatgaaataatgttattttttttataatttttttaaaattatgcaatttacaaaaaatgtgaataatatatttattatacataaaataattttcatatatatagtatgagtttctattatatttttataaagttCGATTTATTCCTGTTTTAAaacttatataaattttatgtttgaattatattcatGAAAACTAGTGCAAATACATGAAGCGTATGAAGCATATGTTGTTACAACtttgtataattaatatatgtataaattattttttcatttatattacgtataaacatttttagcATTAACAGTTACATacgtatttatattttagtgtatttttttttttttgtaaaaatactctttaaattatttcctttgttttatatgtgcaaatatatatgtatgcgCATTTATACATGTGTAATTTTTGCCTAACATTATACcctttatttaattattttaaaaaaaaaaaataataaaattagtaaatatttatataaaataaaaagtatatattataataataatttgtaagtaaaaaattaccTATGGATATATGTCTTCTTTACATATCAAGGagtagaaaaaataaaaaaaatattgttatgcaaaattatatcattaaacttataaacatttttttagtattataaaaacattttagcaaaaaataataataaagacatatttgtaataaaatttgtttaaaatttataaaacttCCTACAGTGCACCTGCACACATAAGAAGTGGATGTGTTAATAGTGGCAGCCGCCAAAGTATAATAGACAAACTGACAAACATATAGCAAAGTGCACTAAAGAACCATTaacatacaaaaataaacattcatcattttcaacTTTTACAATGGGGGGAGCATCAAGTCGAAATTTAGAATATAACAATTATGTAAACATGAAACTTTTAGAGCCAGTTGATTATACAAATGTAgatgatatttatttccaGGAACCAGATATACAAGATATCATAACTAAAGCTCGAAAAATAAGGAATTGTAATTATAAAGAATCATtagatttatattttaaagcattaagttatttaaaaagaaagaaagaaaataattctcgtgtatataaaaatgtattagaATTTGAAATTAGTCCTCAagatattcaaaaaaattgtcaACTAAATAGGAGTCTTGAAAGTAGTGTAAATATagatgaagaaaaagatGTAACACCCTTtagtgataataaaatgatttcaataaataaaaaaatagcatcATTATATAACGAAATAGGTGATTTATGTTGTATACATGATTATATTGAAAAgtctttattttattatagtaAAGCATATTCACATAATCCATCAAAAATcgattatatatataaacaaggAGTATTATATCAACAAACAAATGATATAGATAAAGCAATTAGtacatttaaaataatattatcaacAGACCCTAACCATATACCTACTTTATTTTCACTTGGAAatttatatagatatattgATTATAATATAGCTCTATCTTATTTCGAGACTATACTTAAAATCGAGCCAGACAATACTGAagttttatcattatctGCTTCATgctataataatttaggGAAATTAAATGAAGCTATATCATATCAAAACAAAGCAGTTGAAATAAATCCTGATAATTttaatcataaaaaatttgctCAAAGACTTATAGAAATGAGACCCCAAAattagttttattttatttttttgttatttgtAGTGCTATTTgcattgtttttttttttttttcgaaatAAATTTCATTCTTGTGTGCATGTTCAAAGATATCTGTGCACTACATTTggaatatacaaatatgaGAATTATcgtattttatattttcttaataattattttataaagtgtgtgtttatttttttacttttacaTAATTAAGGTAAAAAATTACGCCTAAAAATTGGCTTGTTTTTTTACACACATTTTCataactttttttcaacttaattctttttaactttttttattaaacttgaacttgaaaatataacacTTTTGTTGGTGTGTAAAaagggttcagggtttagggtttgACATTAGATCGATTAATGTGCGTGGACAAGGTGCTTGATAATTAAAGCAAGTTGTAACAAACGTTgataatgtaaataaaaaacaaaaattacgaaaaaaaacaatcacaaaaagtgataataaaatggataAGCAAAGTGATAAGTAAAATGATAAGCAAAATGGATAAATCAAATGAGGCCCACatttgaaaattaaaaaaaagaaaaatataatataatgtaaTTACTAATTTTGAAGTTTGAACAAgccttttttaattgtctAAAGatgacaaaaataaagattcAGTAAatccaaataaaattttgtgTATCCATATATATGGCTTAAATCCAGATAAGAAATATCCTTGATTTCctcttttatataataaatagataatattattattttttgaaattttaataatatcaaaatgtttgaaattaaaatttttataatctgatgagaatatgaaaaagaCTGGaaaatctatatttttaatattttttgaaataaattcattactagcattttgtaatatataataataaacttttaataatttataatctttataatgaagaaaattgGGTATTATATCTGAAGTATTTCTATTATATCCCTTAacattttcatcttttttattttttatatcatttattttattaataaattcataaaaCTTTTGATTAGCACAAAAATcatgatatttattttccgtaaaataaaaatatgcatataaatatattaaataattatatacattatatataaatagtaaattaaataaaaatctaTCTTGGCTATTtaaacataatttattaacaaaaaaaaaccgccatttttcatataactCTTTTGTACAAAAATAAGACATCACATCatctttaaaattttcataatactctatagatttatttaattttttttgtatatttgaATTGTTTTCATActcatataaattattattatgcatTATACTATCTTTGGGTCCATGCCTATTATCtttatctatttttttatttaactcTTGAAAATGTTGACTCCAATAATTGTGTGGAT
Encoded here:
- a CDS encoding tetratricopeptide repeat protein, putative produces the protein MGGASSRNLEYNNYVNMKLLEPVDYTNVDDIYFQEPDIQDIITKARKIRNCNYKESLDLYFKALSYLKRKKENNSRVYKNVLEFEISPQDIQKNCQLNRSLESSVNIDEEKDVTPFSDNKMISINKKIASLYNEIGDLCCIHDYIEKSLFYYSKAYSHNPSKIDYIYKQGVLYQQTNDIDKAISTFKIILSTDPNHIPTLFSLGNLYRYIDYNIALSYFETILKIEPDNTEVLSLSASCYNNLGKLNEAISYQNKAVEINPDNFNHKKFAQRLIEMRPQN